TAAGTTGTCGTGTGAGAAAGGGAGGCGTGCAGCCACTCATGGTGCTCGGGAAGGTGCGCGGGGCTAAAATTAGccttttattcttcttcttcttctatgACGGACTTGGGCCGAAGTGGGTGATGCTTCATCCTGAATGGCATGGGATTTTTCTGTGGGAGGTGATTGACCAGATCATGTGTGTGGCAACGTAGGAAGCTCAGATTGCTGTGACGTAGAAAAGGGCACAAGATGAAGTTGCAACACAATTTTTCCAGCAGAGTGAAAAATGCTTCCTCtctaagtgaagaaaaaaaaaaaaaaaaaaaggaaggaaaaattggATTATTCTCAACAGTCTGCTGTCCTACATGTTTCGCTGttgctgctgtgtttttcagAGACCAGTTTGTCTTATTTAAGAATAAAACGGGGATTTACGTGCTGTTGCAAACTGATTTTCCTTTCAGAGGAGCTATCATTATTCACAGAATCTGTTCCTCTCAGCATATTTTTCCTAGGAAAACAGAACTGGCTAATGTAACCCAGCCTCACCTGTTCATCTTTTTCTATGTGGCACTCAAGGGCTCCAactccattttctgtttcttccaacaAACAGTGGCACGCTGTAATTGGAGCAGGTTTTATATTCTCAGCAGTCCCGTACTCATGGATTTGACAGCAGGAGAAGCCACTTTGAAATGTATTGGCAAACGCTACTCCTGTGTGCTACCCTAGGCAGAGCAAGCtgggttttaaaacaaaaggtgaCACTCtagttgctttttttaatttactgtattgGAGCAAGACTGTATCAGGGCTGTAAGATATCTGCACTTACGCTTCGTCTCCTGTGGCTGTTGCAGACGAGGAAGCCCGTGTTCCAGGCAGCTGATGTGCCTCAGGTCCTCATGATGAATGCACGAGGAATATGAACCTTCTCCAAATTCTTCTTTGAGAGGATTCTTCCTCTTGCCTGCACAGCCCATGAGCAATTCTCCTCTTTGCTTGTGCTGCCTGCCACTCCTCTGCCAGAAAAACTGCCcgtttttggcattttttttttggtcctacGGCTTTCCTGTCTCCTGTTCACAGAGGTCATGTTCTTCCAGTCCTGTTCCCATCTTGGATCTGCTACTATGAGACCTCTCTGGGGACAGAAGAGGAGCTTCCCCATTGCACGCTGTCTGCCAGTCATGGACACCCTAGATAGGACTTTGAAATGCTGGTGTCTGATGACTTGCAATAATTAAGATATCCAAAAATAACCTTTCTCTCTCAAAGTTGTCACCAAGGTGTAAGATATATATGTAATGGGGGTATACTCAACAATGGAGGAAAAGCTGAGCTGTCTGCAAGGAAGCAAAGGTCAGGAGATGGGAACCAGCTGAGACACGAGTATATTTATTTAGAAGCTTTTACTAAAATATTAGTGTGCTCCCCCCCTGCGGGTAAAAATGAGAAGAGGCAAACCTGAACTGTTCAGCATTCACACAAAAAGCTCTCGCACAATGAGGGAAATAAGGTGAAACACGGTGGAAGAAGCCCTTGGTAGAGGATGTGGACTCATGGTGACATTTGGAGTGGGCCACAGAGGAGACAGGAAAACGTTCTCCCTACACAGTCATCGCGGGTCGTTCCAGGAGAAATGGTGTTTGCTACTTGGGCAATAGTCAAGGTATTTAGGGCAGACGTGGTAGAAGCCTTAAAATCTGAAGTTGTGAACGTTTTGGTGGGCTCGTGGCTTCTGCCAGTGAAAGGGGGCACAGTCGAGCAGCTGGATGAGCCGCAATGGCGGCAGAGGCAGGCTCAGTCAGACAGGACAGTCATTCTTCCTTTTGAGCTGTCAGTTGTGTGGGAGAGGAAAGGATGTGGTGGGTGGACCTCGGGGCAAAGGAGGAAGATGTGGAGCACATCATAAATAGTCACCCATGGGTGATGCCTCCGGGACGGCTCATCCGAGGAGTGGACGCTGCTGGCTCCACGTGGCATCGCTTCCAGGTAAGGCAGAAAGGCGGGATGACAGGTTCCCTCGGATTTGCTTAAAACCCCttgcttttggccatggggaCATGCCGGCAGGAAGGGAGTCTTTCTTTTGAGTGTCCTAACAGGGACTAGTTAAGCTGCACTTTTGCTTTACCTCCCCTTACAGAGGAGTTTGTCTGAATGGCTGAGGTAGAAGAAGGTAGCTAATTCAAGCTTGCTTCTTGCTCAAGGAGAGCATTGAGGGGACAGTAAGCTGTGGAGAAGCGGGAAGGAGACCTCCTGCCTTCCATAGGGAGAGGGCAGTGCTGGAGGGGCAGGAGAGTCCTTGGAGAGGTGAAGGGGAGACAGGCAGAAGACCACAAAAGCCTCTGGCTGATGAGAGCAGCCCACACTCTGAGCTCCAGAGGAGCAAGAGCTCTCCTGAAAGATCCTCCAAAGTGGGGAGGTGGGACTCAGCACTGAATGCTCATGGCTCTGGGGGGACAACCGTGCACAATCCCTGGAACGCAGTGGGGGCGAGAGGCCCTAAATTCCTTCTGACAAAGGCAGGGAGGATAGAAAGCAGAGGGGGAGTGAAGCCCCAGGATAAGGTAGAGCTGATGGTCTACCTTGGGTTTCTTGTCTTGTGTCCTCTCCATGAAGAAAGGTTTTGCAGCCTTGTTCCTCCACGTTCAGCCCTCCCTGGCCCCCAGCAGCCTGGTGGCTGGTCTCTAGCAGGTCACAGCAATGCAAAACCCCCTTGGGCTGGTGCCCCCCGGCCTCTCGGGCTGTGCAGGGGCTGGATGTGCAGCCTGAGCTGCTCCTCCCCATCGCTGACACTGTGCACGAGGCGAGCTGAGGCACCTCTTCCCATGGAAATAACCATGTGGTGCCTCTTCACTTCTGCTTCTGCAAAACCAGAGCAAGCCTGAAATAAATTAGCCAGTGTGAGAAGCAGCTCGACGCAGGAAGCTTGTGCAAAACAGGTTGGAAGCCACCGGGAAAGGGAAAAACTCATAAAACCAACCTAAAGCAAAAATGAACACAGGGTAGAAGAAACCTGGGAagccaggacaacagcaaaacaggTTGTTTTTGGTGGTCCCAGAGTGACCGATGGGCATCCCCCATCTTGCGGGTACAGAAAAGGGAGAGCTAATTTTTGACAGGGTATCACCTGGAGATGGGCAGGCACTTCCTAGGTGAATTGATAACTTAATAAAATGCCAGTGGATCTGGATGGCTTGTCTGAGGAGATGTCAGAACCTTTTCTTAAATAACTTGAATTTGTttcagcatatatatatatatatataggactAGTGTGTGATGGGGATGGAGTTGCTGTTGGATTAGATTGGAGACTGATGTGCTTTCATAAGTCCTTGTCTAAGGATTTCGCCCCTTTCCTGGCTCCCTTCTGCTCGTTGTAAGCACTCAAAGTCAAACCAAGCTGTGGAGGTTGGTCTCCTTCCTCCAGTAACGTTTTGGAGGAGCCGACCCTGTGGCTTGCACAGGTTTCAAGGCTGAGTGCGGGACCTGCTGTTGTCTTAAACTCTCTTGCCCGTTTGGCAAATATTAGCAGGTCTAAAGTTAGGCTTCTCCTTCTATGATAAAAAAGCTCAACCTCAAGAAAACTGTTTGGCAGCGGTATACTGGTATTaacatggaattatttttaatatttaattaattagatGGTGTGGGGAAAATAGGATTTCCATTGGAAATCACTCTTGAGTAAGGGCAGTGCCAGTGGGTTAGGCTGGAACACAAAAGCATCAACCAGCAAACTCTTGTCCACCCACGGCTGTGAGATGGGCTCAGGgtgggggagctgtggggcatCATGGGGCCGAAGGCAGCCCTTTCCTCTCCTCgtcctccccatccctgtgcAGAGTGGCCATGTGTGTGGGGAAGTGCAGCCGGATCGTGGGTCCCTGCCTGCTGGCGCTGGGCACACTCTCCATGGCAGCcaacatcctcctcctcttccccggCGGGACGTGGAAGTACCTGGTGGAGGGGCACATCAGCAAACATGCCAAGGTCCTGCCGGGGGTCTGGGGAGGCGGCATCGTGGTGAGTACCGCGGTTTGTGCCGCGTCCTTCCTCGCGTGCCTGTGGAGCAGGGATGAAGGGATGGAAGCAGGGATGAAAGGATGGAGTGGGTGGCTCCCTTTCATCCCCAGCCCCTTTTTCCTTCCcgcaggtgctgctggcagcgACCCACGTCACGGCAGTGGGGTGGCGATGCACCGGCTGCTCTGACTGCGGCACCCGTCACAACGTAAGGCAGCACCGGGGCCCCTGTGCCAAAGCATGGTGGTGGGATGTGGTGGGTGGGTCGTGGCAGGGTGCCCCCTCTCCCAGGTGGGACGCTGCATGGTGTCACCTCCCCAGAGGACAGGGCTTCCCGTGCATGCTGGTGTGGGCTCTGCCCCACCAGGCCCTGCGGGGCAGCTCCCTGCCCACTTCTGCCCAGCTCAAAACAACCCAGCGACAGCTCCATCCTCAGCTTTGGCTCTCTGAGGCTGGAGGCCCTTGTGGTGAAGGGGAGGGGAGTTTTGCCCCCTTACCAAACTCTGCTGATTAACATGCAGCCACGTTTTGGAGCTTCTCTGACTTCTGGTGTCCCCCCACCGCCCTCCCTGGGCGCTGCCCACAGGCTTTCATCTCCGCCGTGCTCTCCAAGCTGGCGGTCCTGGGCGCTGCCGCCTGCTTCGTCTTCTCTGGGTTGGGTTTGACCGATGGACCCCTCTGCTTCTACAACGCCTCCAAGCATGGCCACGGGCACGGCACCCTCTGGGGTTACCCCTTCCGGGACGCCAGTGACCAGGAGCCTGGCACCAGGTGAGGCAGTGGGGTCGAGTTGCTGGTGCTGCCTCATCAGCTTATTGCTAATTAAGTCGGTGTTATTTGTGGTGGGTGGGCTTACTGGTGGTGACGCAAGACCCCAGTAGTTCAAGAGGT
This region of Strix uralensis isolate ZFMK-TIS-50842 chromosome 9, bStrUra1, whole genome shotgun sequence genomic DNA includes:
- the TM4SF19 gene encoding LOW QUALITY PROTEIN: transmembrane 4 L6 family member 19 (The sequence of the model RefSeq protein was modified relative to this genomic sequence to represent the inferred CDS: inserted 4 bases in 2 codons), which codes for MSRNGGRGRLSQTGQSFFLLSCQLCGRGKDVVGGPRGKGGRCGAHXINSHPWVMPPGXGSSEEWTLLAPRGIASRVAMCVGKCSRIVGPCLLALGTLSMAANILLLFPGGTWKYLVEGHISKHAKVLPGVWGGGIVVLLAATHVTAVGWRCTGCSDCGTRHNAFISAVLSKLAVLGAAACFVFSGLGLTDGPLCFYNASKHGHGHGTLWGYPFRDASDQEPGTRAENYLFDRRIWSICLEPKGVVVWNSILLFLLLLISAAEMVLASLQVLNGCLGCLCGYCEGK